The genomic DNA ATCGGGATCGCAAACATCGACCAGGGAAAGGTGCCGACAAGCAGCGTGGCCAAGTAGAACAGGATGGGCGGGCCGTCGTGCCCCTCCATTGGGCTGAGGGCACGGCTGACATTGTGTTCCAGAAAAAACTCGCGCAACCAGACACCATCGGTTGCCCGCCCCACGGCGACATACCAAGGCCCGGCGACTAACAGCACAACGGCTATCGCGAGGAAGGGGTGCATCCGCCATGCGGTGGTGATCGCAGCGATGACAAAGCGGACGACGGCCATGAATACAGACGCCAGCCGAGTGGCACTCCGACGGATGGTTCCGCCCTGCCCCGTTCCAGAAAGGGACAGGCATCGTTTCGATTCCGAAGAGGACAGGCATCGATTTGAATCGCCGATTTCGGGCGAATCCGAAAAGGACAGGCATCTTTGCGACGCTTCATTTTTCAAGCGATTTAATTGCCAGATCGCGTGCAGTCCGATCACACATCCGGGTAATAACAGCCCGATCGGCCCCTTGGCCAGAACCGCAAGTCCGCAGGCTGCATAAACGGCGACCCACCCGAAAGTATTAGGCCAGTGGAATTCGACTCCGCCGGGTGCTTCGGGCCCCACCACGCGATGCGAAAGGTGAACGTAGATCGCGATCGCCAAGGTCGAGCAAAAGATCAGTGGCCCATCCGGGGTCGCGGCGCGCGACGCGAGGACAAACATCAACGACGTCCCTAGCGAGATGCCGACCCATGGAGCAACGCGGCGGCCGAGCAAGCGCGTGGCGATCGAAATCGTCAGCAAAACGGTTCCCAGCCCGCAGAGGGCTGACGGCAGCCGGGCGGAAAACTCGTTGACGCCGAAGACTTGATAGCTCGCCATCTGCATCCAATACAGCAGCGGCGGCTTGTGCGACCTTAGTTCACCAGCGAACGTTGGCACGATCCAGTCGCCATTTTGGAGCATTTCCGCAGCGCAGCGGGCGTTGCGCGGTTCATCGCGGTCCCACAGGCGGGCTCCGCCGAGATCGGCAAGCAACACGATCGCACAAAAACAGCTGACAATGATCCATGATCGCAATGGAACGGACTCCCGAGAGGTAAAACGCATCTAGACAGATAGCAATACTCAATTTCCTGTCTCCGAATAAAGACCAGATTCCCTCGGTTGGATGCTGAAAAGGCCACCGCGCAGCGTTAGCATAGGCAGTGCACAAGGCGGAAGAATCCAGACGTTATCTAGTTCGCATTGCCCCACCTCGAAAGCCCTCCCATGCCACGCACCCTTTTGAATGCTTGCATTGCTTTGGCGTTGTACCTCGCCGCTCACACCCTGCCGCTGCCGTTGACCAATACTGTCGATGCGGCGGCTGACGAAAAACGCCCACCGAACTTCATCATCATCTACTGCGACAACCTCGGTTACGGCGATATCGAACCGTTTGGTTCGACGCTGCATCGCACTCCGAATCTGAATCGGATGGCTCGCCAGGGACGCAAGTTCACGCACTTTTGTGTCACCGCCGGAGTCTGCACGCCCTCGCGCAGCAGCATCATCACCGGTTGCTATTCGCAGCGAGTTGGGATGCATATGAATCCACGCGACGGTTGGGTGCTGCGTCCCGTTTCGCGTTACGGACTCAACCCCGAAGAGCAGACGATCGCGGAGGTCCTGAAACAGCAAGGCTATGCGACCGCGATGGTTGGTAAATGGCATCTCGGCGATCAACCTCAGTTCATGCCGACTCGCCAGGGATTTGATTGGTTCTTCGGTGTTCCCTATTCCGACGACATGACCGAGCGGGTTTGGGATAAGGATGGATCGCAGTGGCCGCCATTGCCTCTGATGGAGAACGACACGGTGATCGAAGCGCCGTGCGATCGCGACGGTCTCACCAAACGCTACACCGAAAAGGCGATGGAGTGGATCGCTAACCATAAAGACGAGCCGTTCTTCCTCTATTTCCCGCAGGCGATGCCCGGCAGTACAAGCACACCGTTTTCGAGCGACGCGTTTCGGGGCAAAAGTAAAAACGGCCCCTGGGGCGATTCGATCGAAGAACTCGATTGGTCGATGGGGCAAATGTTAGATCAGTTGGAAGAACTTGGGATCGCCGAAAACACGCTTGTCGTCTGGACCAGCGACAACGGCGCTCCGATCAATCGCAACCCAGCCGACCTCAGCCGCGGTTCGAATCTCCCGCTGCACGGCCGCGGCTACACGACCAGCGAAGGAGCGTTCCGCGTGCCGACGATCGTTTGGCAACCGGGCAAGGTTCCGGCGGGAAGCGTTTGCGAGGAACTCGCCACGACGATGGACCTGCTGCCGACTTTTGCCAAGCTTGCTGGTGGCGCTCCGCCGACCGATCGCAAGATCGACGGCCACGACATCGCGCCGCTACTGTATGGCGAATCGGGAGCGACAACTCCTTACAAAGCCTTCTACTATTACCATCAAGATCAATTGCACGCGGTCCGCAGTGGAGAATGGAAATTGTTTCTACCCGAGGCCAAAGTTTCTGGGCACCCTCACTTCAGTAGCAAACTGCCGCCACAACCGCTGTTGTTCAACGTCGTCACCGATATCGGATGCGATAAAAACGTCGCCGCGGAACATCCCGAGATCGTGGCGCGACTGAGCCAATTGGCGGACGAAGCCCGCGCCGATCTGGGAGACTTGGGCGTTGCCGGAGCGGGACAGCGCCAACGGGGCGAATTGGCTAAGGGAGTTGAGCCAGTACCACAACTGTTGCAGTAGTCGACACGGCTGGCTGTTCGATTCACGCGTTTTTGCCGCGTTGCCTTCTTCGGTAGCGCGGCGGCGCGTCTGTCGGCCTGAGCGCTGCAAGCTGAACGGTGCCGCCAGTTCCCGCTCGCCGCATCGAGCCTCATTACGCTGAAGACGATGTCTCACTGCGAGCAACGATGGAAATGCGAAACCTGGGTAGTCGTCGCAATGAGGCCTCCTTCTTAATGGACCGGGCAGTTTCCAATGAGTGGCGGCACGCGAGAACGTGGCGCTAGGTTATCCGTTGATGTTAACCGCGTCTGGACGTGCCATAACATCGGTGGTGCGACGGTTTGCTCTGTATCGCCTGGCGACTTTGTTCAGTACTTCCGAATCATGTGTTTCACGACGTGACTGAGCACGCGTCGCCAAGCCGCTTCGATTGCATCGGACCACTGATCGTCGTATTCGGCTGCGGTTTCGATGATCGTATCGACCCAGATGTCGTAAAATCGCGGTTCGATGTTTAGGTGATCGCGATCGTGCGTCTTCGCACGCGCGGTGAGCTCAGCGAGCGCTTCGGGCGTGCCTGCTATCGCAAACGCACACATTTCCAAGGAGCGTTTGAGCGCTTTGTTTTGTTGTTCAAAGTCGGTGAATCGAAATTTTGCCCGGATCTCGTCCGAAGCGGATGTGAACCGGTCGTAGAACGCGGGGATGAACGCAGCCGACGCGGTGCAACGAGCGACGCTTTGTAGGAACAGATCCTTGGGAGGGAGGTCGTCCATTATCGGCCTGGGGATGTGAGTATGTGGGACCAGCGAACCGAAAGTTTTCAACGCCGCGTTGTGTCATATGGCAGAAAACGACCGCTCCCAGAGGCACTTGAAAAGCCGGGGTTCGCGGTTTGACTTGCGTTTGCGTCTTTATCTGCGGTCGCTCTGCAGGTGCAGGGCGGTGCGGCAAGACGGGGGGGCGGCTAGATTCTTGCGGATCGCGTGGCGAGATGCAAGCGATTGGCCTAAATGTAGTTAATCGACCGCAGATGTAAGCGAATTAGGCGGGCGGACCTATCCGCGGGCTCGAACTCGATCGTCGTCCGATGCATCGCATCTAAACTGACTTGCAATCCACGGTTTGGGGCGGTTGCGTCGAGTCCGATGCTCGGCTTAAAACCTGGGATTTGTCGGAAGCTGAATTCGCTTTCTCGCTCCACCCACAGGAACAATAGAATGGATCCCGAAACAACTTACACTCAATTGGGAGGAGCCGACGGGGTGCGGCGGTTGGTCGATCGGTTTTACGACCTGATGGATGAACTGCCGGCGGCGGAGACGATTCGCAAGATGCATGCCGATGATATGAGCGAGTCGCGCGACAAGCTGTTCAAGTTTCTCTCCGGCTTTTTCGGCGGGCCGTCGCTGTACATTAAAGAATACGGCCACCCGATGCTCCGCGCCCGACATATGCCCTTTTCAATTGGTCAGTCGGAACGGGATCAATGGCTTTTGTGCATGAATCAAGCGATCGACGAATTGGTCGAAGACATCCATCTCGCCGCGCAACTGAAACACTCGTTCTACCGAACGGCCGACCATATGCGGAATCGCCAGGAATAGGAACTCACGCAGTCCAAGCTCGCCGCGATGCAGTTACAATGGCGAGCAAATCTCTCTAGTTTCCCTCCCCTAAAAATCCGGCGGTGTTATGACACGATTGCTTGCGTTTGGTTGCGTTTTGAGTCTCTCGGTTTTCTGTTTCGTACAAACGTCCGCCGCCCAGTCGCCGGCCAAGATTCCACTCTGGGCCGACGGAGCTCCTGGTTCGGTCGACCGGATGAATGAACCGGAGAAGGTGGAAGGGACCAACGTCAGCAACGTGCACCATCCCTCGATCACTCCCTATTTACCCGCCGAAGGTGAAGCGACCGGGACGGCGATCTTGATCGCGCCCGGTGGTGGGCACAGTAAGCTTTGCTTGGGGCACGAAGGTGACGCGTTGGCGGAGTGGTTTGCGGAGCATGGGATCGCTGCGTTTGTGATGCGATATCGATTGTGCCGCGAGCCCGATTCCCACTACACGTTGGAAGGGCATGCGATGGACGACACTCGCCGGGCGATCCGTACGGTGCGAGCCAATGCGAAGGCGTGGAAGATCGATCCCAATCGGATCGGCATCGTCGGCTTCTCCGCCGGGGGAGAACTGGCCGCTTACGCAGCAATGCACCCCGAAGCAGGCGATCCGAAGAGCGATGATCCGATCGAACGTGTCAGCAGTCGCCCCGACTTCCAAGGATTGATCTATCCCGGCAAGTCGGCGACCTTCACCGTTGAGCCCGGCATGCCGCCGGCCTTTATCGCGTTTGGGTATCACGACCGCGAAGACATCGCCGTTGGAATGGCCAATGTCTATCTGCAATACAAAGCGGCTGGCGTTCCTTGCGAGATGCACGTCTACAGCAACGCAGGCCACGGATTCGGCTTCCGCCCCGGCACCACAACTGCCGCCGGAGACTGGCCCAAGCGGCTGTGCGAATGGCTAGTCGATACGAAGCTGTTAACGAAACAGCCGTAGGTCCTCGACGGAACTTAAACAACAAATCGACAGGGGAGGGAGTCTGTGAGCGGACGCTACAAAGATTGATTATCTTCCTGGAACACCGCCCACCCCCGAGCCAAGGCATTTCCAAGACACATCCACCAATCGTTTGCTCACCATTTGGCGTACCCAAGAACAAAACGACGCGATAAGCAGACACTTGCGGCGTATGTCTGTGGATGGGCTCGCCGTGGCCTCGCAACAGTCGCAACGCTATTTGGGTAGCGCGTAAAGGAACCCAACATGGCTTTTATCGGAACGATGGAATCAGCCAACATGGTCCAGAAATTCGAGCACCGCGCCGGCGAACTCTTCGGGAGCGTCTTGGGGGACCCAGTGGGAACAGTTTTCAACAGCATGCAATTTTGCATTGGGCATATCTTTGACCAACTGTTCCGCCGTGGAGACAGGCTGCCACTGATCGTCGACGCCCCACAGCAGCAGCGTGGGTTGCGTCAACTGTTTTATGCGGTCTGTTAACTTCGTGGTGTGGTTGGTGTTTAGGCTCGCGGCGTTGCGAACCAAGCTGACGATTCCATCGGGTTCTAGATAAGGCTTCGCGATGCCTGTTCGGAAT from Rosistilla oblonga includes the following:
- a CDS encoding ArnT family glycosyltransferase, yielding MRSWIIVSCFCAIVLLADLGGARLWDRDEPRNARCAAEMLQNGDWIVPTFAGELRSHKPPLLYWMQMASYQVFGVNEFSARLPSALCGLGTVLLTISIATRLLGRRVAPWVGISLGTSLMFVLASRAATPDGPLIFCSTLAIAIYVHLSHRVVGPEAPGGVEFHWPNTFGWVAVYAACGLAVLAKGPIGLLLPGCVIGLHAIWQLNRLKNEASQRCLSFSDSPEIGDSNRCLSSSESKRCLSLSGTGQGGTIRRSATRLASVFMAVVRFVIAAITTAWRMHPFLAIAVVLLVAGPWYVAVGRATDGVWLREFFLEHNVSRALSPMEGHDGPPILFYLATLLVGTFPWSMFAIPIVIAAYDGYKKQPEVRPAIVLSACWAAVYVGFFSIAATKLPSYITPCYPGVALCIGWFLHRVGESQFDRPRWLKAGYLCGIAVGIGIAIGLAGPATEILPDASIVGIAGIVLAVASCIGAALTVEKHADLGIRSFVVGGVLATGLLFSLGPRLADNHRSELNLLMQQLSDHSRDEIIVAGNIEPSWVFYADGALPAVEIDDNGRWLNRLSDHLQESEGSVALVRGEQMSRLTSHMTNRFGSESMDVVSRARGFLTKDDWVAVRLNASPARITANPQEETTPNY
- a CDS encoding sulfatase; this translates as MPRTLLNACIALALYLAAHTLPLPLTNTVDAAADEKRPPNFIIIYCDNLGYGDIEPFGSTLHRTPNLNRMARQGRKFTHFCVTAGVCTPSRSSIITGCYSQRVGMHMNPRDGWVLRPVSRYGLNPEEQTIAEVLKQQGYATAMVGKWHLGDQPQFMPTRQGFDWFFGVPYSDDMTERVWDKDGSQWPPLPLMENDTVIEAPCDRDGLTKRYTEKAMEWIANHKDEPFFLYFPQAMPGSTSTPFSSDAFRGKSKNGPWGDSIEELDWSMGQMLDQLEELGIAENTLVVWTSDNGAPINRNPADLSRGSNLPLHGRGYTTSEGAFRVPTIVWQPGKVPAGSVCEELATTMDLLPTFAKLAGGAPPTDRKIDGHDIAPLLYGESGATTPYKAFYYYHQDQLHAVRSGEWKLFLPEAKVSGHPHFSSKLPPQPLLFNVVTDIGCDKNVAAEHPEIVARLSQLADEARADLGDLGVAGAGQRQRGELAKGVEPVPQLLQ
- a CDS encoding globin, which gives rise to MDDLPPKDLFLQSVARCTASAAFIPAFYDRFTSASDEIRAKFRFTDFEQQNKALKRSLEMCAFAIAGTPEALAELTARAKTHDRDHLNIEPRFYDIWVDTIIETAAEYDDQWSDAIEAAWRRVLSHVVKHMIRKY
- a CDS encoding group II truncated hemoglobin, translated to MDPETTYTQLGGADGVRRLVDRFYDLMDELPAAETIRKMHADDMSESRDKLFKFLSGFFGGPSLYIKEYGHPMLRARHMPFSIGQSERDQWLLCMNQAIDELVEDIHLAAQLKHSFYRTADHMRNRQE
- a CDS encoding alpha/beta hydrolase — encoded protein: MTRLLAFGCVLSLSVFCFVQTSAAQSPAKIPLWADGAPGSVDRMNEPEKVEGTNVSNVHHPSITPYLPAEGEATGTAILIAPGGGHSKLCLGHEGDALAEWFAEHGIAAFVMRYRLCREPDSHYTLEGHAMDDTRRAIRTVRANAKAWKIDPNRIGIVGFSAGGELAAYAAMHPEAGDPKSDDPIERVSSRPDFQGLIYPGKSATFTVEPGMPPAFIAFGYHDREDIAVGMANVYLQYKAAGVPCEMHVYSNAGHGFGFRPGTTTAAGDWPKRLCEWLVDTKLLTKQP